The Anastrepha ludens isolate Willacy chromosome X, idAnaLude1.1, whole genome shotgun sequence genome includes a window with the following:
- the LOC128870008 gene encoding uncharacterized protein LOC128870008, which translates to MENLESATQTLSNQIGKHSNANKGIRNALVASSSSSSFCIFCDSKEHYINSCLKLLNLSPNLRYKEAKRLQLCLNCLRKGHSLQRCKSGHCRHCPGKHNSLLHMNPLTSSISPSSNLLTIEATFPSQQTLISSLTSSTVAQAPKSGANSNVLRAFLDSGSQINFVTARLANMLQLPFKQFAILISGIGESNFVADKEIDVFAQSQDKGYITSFTAVVTPSITDYRPNFSLSSEWIIPSNINLADPLFFKLQRIDLLIGASLFFDLMCVGQIRIASNLPLLQKTRLGWVVAGGVSYTKKQSSSLAACSKNVFEHQHNNSLNDIVKRFWEIENCFDSAPPPTKEDDWCEQHFKKYFSRLTSGEYSVRLPTKTGFSDLGDSYNRALRRFKSLERKLENNHNLRTQYIHFMSEYISLNHMSLATPGATTNTFFLPHHCVQKFDSTTTKLRVVFDGSAKTTTGYSLNDLLLAGPTIQAKLFKTLLQFRFRKFALCGDICKMDQCVRMTSPDEYLQCILWRENPLDEVKVYKLNTVTYGTKSAAFLAIRAMHQFSYDEEGSFPIGAKIVRRDFYVDDIISGGDTIEEVVKIRRQV; encoded by the coding sequence atggaaaatttggaaAGTGCTACGCAAACACTTAGCAATCAGATTGGCAAACATTCGAATGCAAATAAAGGTATTAGAAACGCTTTGGTAGCATCCTCAAGTAGCTCTAGCTTTTGCATATTTTGCGATTCGAAAGAACACTACATAAATAGctgtttaaaacttttaaatttgtcGCCGAATTTGCGTTACAAAGAAGCTAAGCGATTGCAACTTTGCTTGAATTGCCTACGCAAGGGCCATAGTTTACAACGGTGTAAGTCTGGGCATTGTCGCCATTGCCCAGGCAAACACAATTCCCTTCTCCATATGAACCCGCTTACCTCGTCTATATCCCCGTCTTCAAACCTGCTAACAATTGAAGCTACATTCCCTTCACAGCAAACACTCATTTCATCGTTAACTTCAAGTACAGTCGCTCAAGCCCCAAAATCGGGCGCCAATAGTAATGTGTTGCGTGCTTTTCTCGACTCGGGCtctcaaataaattttgtaaccgCTCGCTTGGCAAATATGCTGCAACTTCCATTCAAACAATTTGCAATTTTGATTTCCGGTATCGGCGAATCAAACTTTGTTGCCGACAAAGAGATTGACGTTTTCGCACAGTCGCAAGATAAAGGCTACATCACTTCGTTCACTGCTGTGGTCACACCCAGTATTACAGATTATCGACCTAACTTCAGCCTTTCTTCGGAATGGATAATACCGTCAAACATTAATCTAGCAGATCCATTATTCTTTAAACTCCAGCGCATTGACTTGCTTATCGGCGCgagtttgttttttgatttgatgtgCGTTGGCCAAATACGCATTGCTAGTAATTTGCCATTACTGCAAAAAACTCGACTGGGCTGGGTTGTCGCTGGTGGTGTTTCATATACCAAAAAACAATCATCCTCACTCGCTGCCTGCAGCAAAAACGTATTTGAACATCAACATAATAACTCATTGAACGATATCGTAAAACGATTCTGGGAAATAGAGAATTGCTTCGACTCTGCTCCCCCTCCAACTAAAGAAGATGACTGGTGCGAGCAGCATTTCAAGAAATATTTCTCTCGGCTTACTTCGGGAGAGTATTCAGTGCGTTTGCCAACAAAAACAGGCTTTAGCGATCTTGGCGACTCATACAATCGTGCTCTTCGCAGATTTAAAAGCTTAGagcgaaaattggaaaataatcaTAACTTAAGAActcaatatattcattttatgAGTGAGTACATATCGCTGAACCACATGTCACTGGCAACACCTGGggcaacaacaaacacattttttctacCGCACCATTGCGTGCAAAAGTTTGACAGTACAACGACAAAACTTCGCGTCGTATTCGATGGCtccgcaaaaacaacaacaggctACTCGTTGAATGACCTTTTGCTAGCGGGTCCAACTATTCAAGCAAAGCTGTTCAAAACTCTCTTACAATTTCGTTTTCGTAAATTCGCTCTGTGCGGAGATATATGCAAAATGGACCAATGCGTACGTATGACATCTCCAGACGAATATCTGCAATGTATTTTATGGCGCGAGAACCCACTCGATGAGGTAAAGGTATACAAGTTAAACACTGTAACATACGGAACAAAATCTGCCGCCTTTCTTGCAATACGAGCTATGCATCAATTTTCGTACGATGAAGAAGGGTCATTTCCAATAGGTGCAAAAATCGTGAGGAGAGACTTTTATGTTGACGATATCATTTCAGGCGGAGATACTATAGAAGAAGTGGTTAAGATCAGACGTCAAGTTTAA